In Scleropages formosus chromosome 20, fSclFor1.1, whole genome shotgun sequence, a single window of DNA contains:
- the LOC108940057 gene encoding testis-expressed protein 2-like yields the protein MTSRSSSHAERLGPTSLRPTATPKLQVQRSVSKETITIHFSALGKEEEEEEEELYGPSVLASSALGMEHEDQSVVTALEASEDLQFEGGLEPVASSEIAVLPVSSTTLPPVSIPQASVPHTQSSALSILPSSLHTASSSSTTSSSWPSGQKIPGCPPAPSSASSSSSPYKSVALPSIDKPFMSLVKSLSTEAEPREGLVTPPSIRHRHLMKNLVKSLSTDTSRQDQDSGSHRLPDSRLNLHLFKQFTQPRVSVTSDSKTAPSSPLTSPDSRSFFKVAEVEARIEDTKRRLSEVIYEPLQLLSKIIGDESSGGGGGHRHKALSSSASELSNLASLNGHLESNNNYSIKEEECDSEGECLPEAEVDVAETRSPKASSLALDKCSMSALARQEDEEFCELYSEDFETNTDTEAEADVPGEVARRARPVQGTEADILSDDEADVEEPAPTVPYAFLLALTALIYSYFVLPLPSYLGGLLFGAAVGFMLAIGIVWLSAPGRVSYGSERSRRKAERWKAARLDIKEPGVFKGWMNEIHSYDPETYHATLTHSVFVRLDGSTLRLSKPNRNISRRAMFNEPKPDVTYVSQKIYDLTDSKIYLVPPSLARKRVWNKKYPICIELGKQEDFMSKAEADKGVTGDEDGSGGGEEIKRPPGTQESMRLSAHKEQTLFLFGRTGREKEEWFRRILLASKLKSETKKPTSITGNKSAVLPTHSRSSSRGSLDELLASQPRQRELTSGVRHKVLLDYAVYMAQYVPTQGGSPAGSPVHSTESSPGAGKKLPSCPGPEQEPVSWVNALVGRIFWDFLGEKYWADMVSKKIQMKLSKIRLPYFMNELTLTELDMGVAIPKILQASKPSVDHQGLWFDLEISYNGSFLMTLETKMNLARLGKEGEGLRPGEPGKEGHRPRMYCLADSDEESSSAGSSDEEDPPEMSTDKNLPPGAEGFVGGHKPSKIMRFVDKITKSKYFQKATETEFIKKKMEEVSNTPLLLTVEVQECRGTLAVNIPPPPTDRIWYGFRSPPRLELKARPKLGEREVTLAHVTDWIEKKLDQEFQKIFVMPNMDDVWLPIMHSAMDTRSNITPVAVTTEVTKDPDSVEAEADPHPTSDM from the exons ATGACCAGTCGGAGCAGTAGCCATGCGGAGAGATTGGGTCCCACCTCCTTGCGGCCAACTGCTACACCGAAGCTACAGGTCCAGCGCTCAGTGTCAAAGGAAACAATCACTATTCACTTCTCTGCACTTggcaaggaggaagaggaggaagaagaggagttATATGGTCCTTCTGTGCTCGCCTCCTCTGCCCTGGGAATGGAACATGAGGACCAAAGTGTGGTAACAGCACTGGAGGCAAGTGAGGACCTTCAGTTTGAAGGAGGCCTTGAACCAGTAGCATCCTCTGAGATTGCTGTGCTGCCTGTGTCCTCCACCACCCTTCCCCCTGTCTCCATCCCCCAGGCATCAGTCCCCCATACCCAAAGCTCAGCCCTGTCCATCCTGCCTTCCTCCCTCCACACAGCCTCTAGCTCCAGCACAACCAGCTCTTCTTGGCCCTCAGGGCAAAAGATTCCAGGCTGCCCTCCTGCTCCCTCTTCTGCTTCCTCTAGCTCCTCTCCATACAAGTCAGTTGCTCTGCCTTCAATTGACAAGCCCTTCATGAGTTTAGTGAAGTCCCTGTCCACAGAGGCGGAACCACGGGAAGGCTTGGTGACACCTCCCTCGATCCGCCATCGTCATCTGATGAAGAACCTTGTAAAGTCCCTCTCCACAGACACCTCCAGACAAGATCAGGATTCTGGGTCTCACCGCCTGCCCGACTCCCGGCTCAACCTTCACCTGTTCAAGCAGTTCACCCAGCCTCGTGTCTCGGTGACTAGCGACTCCAAAACTGCCCCATCTTCCCCACTCACCTCTCCTGACAGCCGCTCTTTTTTCAAGGTGGCTGAGGTGGAGGCGCGAATTGAGGACACAAAACGGCGGCTCTCCGAAGTCATCTATGAACCCCTACAGCTGCTCAGTAAAATCATAGGGGATGAGAGcagtgggggtggaggaggccACCGGCACAAAGCACTATCATCCAGCGCCTCAGAGCTCTCAAACCTGGCCAGCCTCAACGGCCACCTGGAGAGCAACAACAACTACAGCATCAAAGAGGAGGAATGTGACTCGGAGGGAGAGTGCCTTCCAGAGGCTGAGGTCGATGTTGCGGAGACCCGcagccccaaggcctcctcacTGGCACTGGACAAGTGCTCCATGTCAGCCTTGGCCCGGCAGGAGGACGAGGAGTTCTGTGAGCTCTATAGCGAGGACTTTGagaccaacacagacacagaggcaGAGGCCGACGTACCAGGTGAAGTAGCACGCAGAGCTCGTCCAGTCCAGGGGACAGAAGCGGACATCTTAAGTGATGATGAGGCTGATGTGGAGGAGCCGGCACCCACCGTGCCCTATGCCTTCCTGCTTGCCCTCACTGCCCTCATCTACAGCTACTTTGTCCTGCCTCTTCCTTCCTATCTGGGTGGGTTGCTGTTCGGGGCAGCAGTCGGGTTCATGCTGGCTATCGGTATAGTGTGGCTGTCGGCCCCTGGGAGAGTGAGCTATGGCTCTGAGCGCAGTCGGAGAAAGGCCGAGCGCTGGAAGGCAGCACGTTTGGACATCAAGGAGCCAGGTGTGTTTAAG GGCTGGATGAATGAGATCCACAGCTATGACCCAGAGACATACCATgccacactcactcactcagtatTTGTGCGCCTGGATGGATCAACTCTGCGGCTGTCCAAGCCCAACCGCAACATCTCCCGCCGAGCCATGTTCAACGAGCCCAAGCCTGATGTCACTTATGTCAGCCAGAAGATCTATGACCTGACTGACAGCAAG ATATACCTGGTGCCTCCAAGCCTAGCAAGAAAGAGAGTCTGGAACAAGAAGTACCCAATCTGCATTGAGCTGGGAAAGCAGGAGGACTTCATGTCCAAGGCTGAGGCAGACAAGGGGGTCACTGGAGATGAGGATGGCAGTGGAGGAGGCGAAGAGATAAAGAGGCCACCTGGAACACAGGAAAGCATGAGATTATCAGCCCACAAGGAGCAGACTCTCTTCCTGTTTGGGAGGACAGGCAGGGAGAAGGAGGAATGGTTCAGGAGAATCCTCTTGGCATCCAAACTGAAATCGGAGACCAAGAAGCCGACCAGCATTACAGGGAACAAGAGTG CCGTGTTGCCCACTCATAGCCGCAGCAGCAGCCGAGGCAGTTTGGACGAGCTATTGGCATCCCAGCCCCGGCAGAGGGAGCTCACCAGCGGAGTGCGTCACAAGGTGCTCTTGGACTACGCAGTCTACATGGCCCAGTATGTGCCCACCCAGGGAGGCAGCCCAGCTGGCAGCCCCGTGCACAGTACAGAGAGCAGCCCCGGAGCAGGCAAGAAG CTGCCCAGTTGTCCAGGGCCAGAGCAGGAACCTGTGTCCTGGGTGAATGCTTTGGTGGGCCGCATCTTCTGGGACTTTCTGGGGGAGAAGTATTGGGCTGACATGGTGTCCAAGAAGATACAAATGAAGCTCAGCAAGATCAGG CTGCCATATTTCATGAACGAGCTGACCTTGACGGAGCTGGATATGGGAGTGGCCATTCCCAAGATCTTGCAGGCATCCAAGCCATCGGTGGACCATCAAG GCCTGTGGTTTGACCTGGAGATCTCCTACAATGGCTCTTTCCTCATGACGCTGGAGACCAAGATGAACCTAGCACGGCTggggaaggagggagaggggTTGCGACCTGGCGAGCCAGGCAAGGAAGG ACACAGACCCCGGATGTACTGTCTTGCTGATAGCGATGAAGAATCCTCCAGCGCCGGGTCGTCCGATGAAGAGGATCCACCGGAGATGAGCACAGATAAGAACCTGCCCCCTGGGGCTGAAGG gttcgTGGGGGGACACAAACCCAGTAAGATCATGCGCTTTGTGGACAAGATCACCAAGTCCAAGTACTTCCAAAAGGCCACAGAGACAGAGTTCATCaagaagaagatggaggaggTGTCCAACACGCCACTTCTGCTGACTGTCGAGGTGCAGGAGTGCCGAGGGACACTGGCTGTTAACATCCCCCCGCCTCCCACCGACAGGATATG GTATGGCTTCAGGAGCCCCCCTCGCCTGGAACTGAAAGCACGACCAAAACTGGGTGAAAGGGAGGTCACCCTGGCACATGTGACAGATTGGATTGAGAAGAAATTGGACCAGGAGTTCCAG AAAATATTTGTCATGCCAAACATGGATGATGTTTGGCTCCCGATCATGCATTCTGCCATGGATACCCGCTCAAATATCACCCCTGTTGCAGTGACAACAGAGGTCACAAAGGACCCAGACTCAGTGGAGGCGGAGGCAGATCCACACCCCACCAGTGACATGTGA